A region of the Lysobacter sp. K5869 genome:
CCTGACGCCCGCCGCCCCACAGGAGAGCGCCCATGCGATACCAGCTTGATCTGACCCTGCGCCAGGCCGAAGGCGCCCTGGCCCGGGTATTGGGCGCCGCCGAGCGCCGCGGCTTCCGTCCCCTGTCGGTGGACGGCGAAGCGCAACCGGACGGCGATCGTTGGCACCTGCGCATGACCGTGGAAGGCGACCGCGCCGACACCGCGCTGCAGAGCCAGCTCGCCAAGCTTTACGACTGTCTTGCCGTCGAGGTTTCCCCATGCACCTGACCACCGAACTTCTCGAACGTCCCGAACAAACCCAGGCGCCGGCGCACGCCGCCGCGACCGTGCGCGAGCGCGCGCAGGCGCCGAGCCGCAGCATCGACGTGCCCGCCGCGCAGCCGCAGATCTGGTTCGACGGCCGGTTCATCGGCAGCGACGCGCCCGAAGCGCCGCTGACCACCCACGCCATGCACTACGGCACCGCGGTGTTCGAGGGCATCCGCAGCTACGCCACCGCCGACGGCGGCGCGGCGGTGTTCCGCCTGCCCGAACACATGGAGCGCATGCGCAAGGGCGCGGACATGTTCGGCATCGATTTCGACGTCGAGCGCGCCAGCCGCGCGGTGCTGGACACGCTGCGCGCCAACGGCCACCGCGACGCCTACATCCGTCCGCTGACCTGGATGGGCACCGGCAGCATCGGCCTGGACGTGGATCCGCTGACCCAGCACCTGATGGTCGCCACCATCGCCAAGGTCGTGCACCTGGGCGGCGCGCGCACACGCCTGACCGTGTCGCCGTGGAAGCGTAACCCGGCCACCTCGCTGCCGCCGCTGAAGCTGTCGGGCGCGTACGTCAACTCGATCCTGGCCAAGCGCGAAGCCAAGCAGCGCGGCTTCGACGAAGCGCTGTTCACCGACGACAAGGGCTATGTGGTCGAGTGCACCGGCGCCAACGTGTTCATGGTCAAGAACGGCGAGGTGACCTCGGTCGATCACCGCGACGCGCTGCCGGGCATCACCCGCGACACCATGATCGCGCTGTCGGGCGCCGCTTCGCGCGAGGTCACCTTGCACGAACTGCTGGACGCGGACGAAGTCTTCGTCTGCGGCACCGCGGCCGAGGCCTGCGCGATCAGCGCACTGGACCGCCGCGAGTTCGGCGACAACCCGGTCACGCGCGAACTGTCGGCGCTGTACGCCAAGGTCGTGCGCGGGCAAGACGACCGCTACACGCACTGGCTGACGGCGGTTTGAGCATGGACGGCGACGTAGTACGCACCCCAATCGACGTCGGCGCCGCCGATCTGCTGGCGGCGCAGGCGCGGCTGCGCCGCTACCTCGCCGTCACCCCGCTGCACCACGCCGAACGCTTCGGCTGCTGGTTGAAGCTGGAAAACCTGCAGCGCACCGGTTCCTACAAGGTACGCGGCGCGCTCAACGCGCTGCTGGCCGCGCGCGAACGCGGCGATCACCGTCCGGTGATCGCCGCCTCGGCCGGCAACCACGCCCAGGGTCTGGCCTGGGCCGCGTATCGCCTCGGCGTCAACGCGATCACGGTGATGCCGCGCTGCGCGCCGCAGACCAAGATCGCCGGCGTCGCCCACTGGGGCGCGACCGTGCGCCTGCACGGCGAGACCTACGACGAAGCCAAGGCCTTCGCGATCGAACTGGCCGAGCAGCACGACTACCGTTTGCTGTCGGCGTTCGACGATCCCGACGTGATCGCCGGCCAAGGCACGGTCGGCCTGGAACTGGCCGCGTTCGCGCCCGACGTGGTGCTGGTGCCGATCGGCGGCGGCGGCCTCGCATCCGGCGTCGCGCTGGCGCTGAAATCGCAGGGCGTGCGCATCATCGGCGCGCAGGTCGAAGGCGTGGACTCGATGGCGCGCGCGCTGCGCGGCGACCGCAGCCTGATCGAACCGGCCGCGACCTTGGCCGACGGCGTGCGGGTCAAGGATCCCGGCCGCCTGACCCAACGTCTGCTGTCGCAACTGCTGGACGACGTGGTGATCGTGCGCGAAGCCGAGCTACGCGAAACCCTGGTCCGGCTCGCGCTGGAAGAACACATCATCGCCGAAGGCGCCGGCGCGCTGGCGCTGGCGGCCGGCCGCCGCATCGCCGCCAAGCGCAAGTGCGCGGTGGTCTCCGGCGGCAATCTCGATGCCGGCGTGCTGGCACAGTTGTTGTCGGATGTGCGACCGCGCGCACCGCGGCGCCCGCGCCGTCGCAATCGCGACACCTCGCTGTCGCGCGCCGGCGCCACCATCGAGGTGGACATTTACAAGCTCGCCAATCTGCCGCCGCCGCGCGCGGCGCTCGCCCCCGCTCAACCTTCTCCCTCCCCGCATCGCACCGTTACAGAGGACGTCACCCCATGAACGACTCGCCCGGTCCGGTAGTTCCCCCGATTACGGGAACCACTGAGGCGCCCCAGCACGTCACCATCTTCGACACCAGCCTGCGCGACGGCGAGCAATCGCCCGGCTGCAGCATGAGCGCGAGCCAGAAGCTGCGCTTCGCCCACGCGCTCAGCGAACTCGGCGTGGACGTCATCGAGGCCGGCTTCCCCGCAAGCTCGGAGGCCGACCTCGAGGGCGTGCGCGCGATCGTGCGCGAAGTGCGCGGCTCGTCGCTGGCGACCCTGGCGCGCTGCCACCCGGGCGATATCGAAGCCTGCGCGCGCGCGCTGGAAGGCGCGGCCAAGCCGCGCATCCACGTGTTCATCTCCACCAGCCCGCTGCATCGCCAACACAAGTTGAACCTGGACAAGCAGCAGGTGCTGGAGCGCGCGGTCGCCGCGGTCGAGCAGGCGCGGCGCTACGTCGACGACGTCGAGTTCTCGTGCGAGGACGCGCTGCGCACCGAGCCGGAGTATCTGGTCGAGATCTGCGGCGCGGCCATCGCGGCCGGCGCGCGCACCTTGAACATCCCCGACACCGTCGGCTACACCACGCCTAGCGAGATCCGTTCGCTGTTCGAGTACCTGCGCGCCAACGTGCGCGACGCGCACCAGGCGGTGTTCAGCGCCCACTGCCACAACGATCTGGGCCTGGCCGTGGCCAACAGCCTGGCCGCGATCGAAGGCGGCGCGCGTCAGGTCGAGTGCACCATCAACGGCATCGGCGAGCGCGCCGGCAACTGCGCGCTGGAAGAACTGGTGATGGCGCTGCGCGTGCGCAACGCTTATTACAACGCCAGCACCCGCATCGACACCCGCCGATTGGTGCCGACCTCGCGCCTGCTGTCGCGCATCACCGGCATGGTGGTCCAGCGCAACAAGGCGGTGGTCGGCCAGAACGCGTTCGCGCACGAGTCGGGCATCCACCAGCACGGCATGCTCAAGCATCGCGGCACCTACGAGATCATGGCGCCGGAAGACGTGGGCTGGGCTCAGTCGCAGATGGTGATGGGCCGCCACAGCGGCCGCGCCGCGCTCAACGACCGCTTGCAGGCGCTGGGCTTCAGCGTCGACGAAGCGCGCCTGAATTCGGTGTTCGCCGCGTTCAAGACCCTGGCCGAGAAGAAGCGCGAAGTGTTCGACGCCGACCTGGAAGCGCTGGTGCTCGGCGCCGACGCCAAGGCCGCGCGCGGCTACCGCTTGGTACGCGCCCACGTCAGCACCGGCGTGGCCGACGGCAGCCTGCCGACCGCGAGCGTGCAGTTGGTCGATCCCGACGGCGCCACGATCAGCGAAGCCGCGGTCGGCGACGGCCCCGTGCACGCGCTGTTCGCCGCCTTGGCGCGCGCGACCGGCATCGTCCTGAACATCGACAGCTACCACGTCTCCAGCGTGACCACCGGCGACGACGCGCAAGGTCAGGCCAGCATCACCGCGCGCGTGGACGGCGTCGAGCTGACCGGCTCGGGCACCAGCACCGACATCATCGAGGCCAGCGCGCTGGCCTGGCTGGAGTTGGCGAACCGCGTGGTGCGCACGCAGCGGCAGCCGGAACCGGCGGCCGCGCCGCGCAAGGTCGCCGCGACCGCTTGAAGAACGCAGCCCTTCTCCCGCTCGCGGGAGAAGGCGAACCAAACACTTTCAAAGCCGAACGCCATAGTCGCCTCCATCATGACTTCAGCCATCCAAGCCACCACGCTGTTCGACAAACTGTGGAACGCCCATCTGGTCGCGCCCGAATCCGAGGCCGCGCCGGCGGTGCTCTACATCGACCTGCACCTGATCCACGAAGTCACCTCGCCGCAGGCCTTCGCCGAACTCGACGCGCGCGGCCTCGCGCCGCGCCGCGCGGATCTGACCAAGGGCACGCTCGACCACTCAACCCCGACCCTGCCCGCCGGCGCCGACGGCCGCCTGCCTTACTACACCGCCGAAGCCGAGCATCAGGTCGAGACCCTGCGCCGCAATTGCGCGCGCCACGGCATCGAGCTGTTCGATTACGACAGCGATCACCGCGGCATCGTCCACGTGATTGGCCCCGAACTCGGCCTGACCCAGCCCGGCCAGACCATCGTCTGCGGCGACAGCCACACCGCCACCCACGGCGCGTTCGGCGCGCTGGCCTTCGGCATCGGCACCAGCGAAGTCGGCCACGTGCTGGCCACGCAGTGCCTGCTGCAGCGCAAGCCCAAGACCTTGGCGATCAACGTCGAAGGCGAGTTGGCGCCCGGCGTCGGCGCCAAGGACCTGATCCTGCACATCATCGGCGAGATCGGCGTCAACGGCGGCACCGGCCACGTCATCGAATACCGCGGCTCGACCATCCGCACGCTGTCGATGGACGAACGCATGACCGTCTGCAATATGTCGATCGAAGCCGGCGCCCGCGCGGGCTTGATCGCGCCGGACCAGACCACCTTCGACTACCTCGCGCAGACCCCGCGCGCGCCGCGCGGCGGCGACTGGGAGCGCGCGGTCGCGCGCTGGAGCCAATTCAAGAGCGACGATGGCGCCGCGTTCGACCGCGAAGTGCAGATCGACGCGACGACAATCAAGCCGACCCTGACCTGGGGCACGCACCCGGGCCAGGTCGCGGCGATCGACGCGCGCTTGCCGCAGGCGCGCGACGCCGACGAAGCCAAGGCGCTGGCCTACATGGGCTTCGACGGCGGCGCGACGATGGCCGGGCGGCCGGTGGACGTGGTGTTCGTCGGCAGCTGCACCAACTCGCGCCTGTCCGATCTGCGCCAAGCCGCCGACGTGCTGCGCGGCCGTCGCGTGCATCCGCGCGTGCGCATGCTGGTCGTGCCGGGTTCCGAACAGGTCAAGCGCGCCGCCGAAGCCGAAGGCATCGACGCGGTGGTGCGCGCGGCCGGCGCCGAATGGCGCGAGCCGGGCTGCTCGATGTGCATCGCCATGAACGGCGATCTGGTCGGCGCCGGACAACTCGCTGTGTCCACCAGCAACCGCAATTTCGAGGGCCGTCAGGGCAAGGGCGCGCGCACCTTGCTGGCCTCGCCGCTGACCGCCGCGGCCTGCGCCGTGGCCGGGCACGTGGTCGATCCGCGCGAGTATCTGAGCGACGTCAAGGAGGTCGCGTAATGTCCGCTTCCGTGTCCCCGGGCGTCTCCGAAGTCGTCTCGCGCACCGTCGTGCTGCGCGAACGCAACATCGACACCGATCAAATCATCCCCGCGCGTTTCCTCACCACCACCGAGCGCAAGGGCCTGGGCAAGTTCGCCTTTAACGACTGGCGCTATCTCGCCGACGGCTCGCCCAACCCCGAGTTCGAGCTCAACAAGCCTGCCAACGCCGGCGCCGCGATCCTGGTCGCCGGGCGCAACTTCGGTTGCGGCTCCTCGCGCGAACACGCGCCGTGGGCGCTGACCGACCTGGGTCTGCGCGCGGTGATCAGCAGCGAGATCGCCGACATCTTCCGCAGCAACTCGCTCAAGAACGGCCTGCTGCCGATCGTGGTCGAGCAGGCGCTGCTGGACGAATTGCTGGAACGGCCCGGCATCGAACTGCGCATCGACGTGCGCGAACGCCGCCTGCACCTGCCCGACGGGCGCAGCGCGCAGTTCCCGCTCGACGCCTTCGCCCAAACCTGCCTGATCGAAGGCGTCGACCAGCTCGGCTATCTGCTGCGCCAGCTCGACGCCATCCAGACATTCGAACAACGCCGCGCCGCGGCCCAACCATCCGTACAGGAGCAAGTCCATGCGCGCTGACATCGTCGTTCTCGAAGGCGACGGCATCGGTCCGGAAGTCACCGCCGCCGCGGTCGAAGTGCTGCGGGCGGTCGCCGTCCGTTACAACCATCAGTTCGACCTGCAGCACCATCTGATCGGCGGCGCCGCCATCGACGCCACCGGCGAGCCGCTGCCGGCGACCACGCTGCAGGCCTGCCAGCGCAGCGACGCGGTGCTGCTCGGCGCGGTCGGCGGCCCGAAGTGGTCCGACCCGAAAGCCAAGGTGCGCCCGGAACAAGGCTTGCTGGCGCTGCGCAAGGGCCTGGGCCTGTACGCCAACCTGCGCCCGGTGCAGCCGCACGCGGCCACGCTAGGCGCTTCGCCGATCAAGCCGCATCTGCTGGCCGGGGTCGATCTGATCGTGGTGCGCGAACTCACCGGCGGCATCTATTTCGGCCAGAAGCAGCGCGGCGCGGCCAGCGCCAGCGACCTGTGCGAGTACAGCGTCGCCGAGATCGAGCGCGTGGTGCGCCGCGCCTGCGAACTCGCGCGCGGCCGCCGCAGCCACGTGGTCAGCGTGGACAAGGCCAACGTGCTGGAAACCTCGCGCCTGTGGCGCGAAGTCGCGACCCGGGTCGCGCGCGAGGAATTCCCCGACGTGACCTTGGAGCATCAGCTGGTCGATTCGATGGCCATGCATCTGATCGCCAAGCCGCGCGCGTTCGATGTGATCGTCACCGAGAACATGTTCGGCGACATCCTCACCGACGAGGCTTCGATGTTGGCCGGTTCGCTCGGCCTGCTGCCGTCGGCGTCGCTGGGCGAAGGCAAGGTCGGCCTGTACGAGCCGATCCACGGCTCGGCGCCCGACATCGCCGGCCGCGGCATCGCCAATCCTTGCGGCACCATCCTCAGCGCCGCGCTGTTGCTGCGCCATTCGCTGGGCCTGGAGGCCGAAGCGGCCTGCGTCGAGAAAGCCGTGGCCGCGGTGCTCGACGCCGGCGTGCTGACCGCCGACCTCGCTCCCGCCGGCGAAGCGGCGAGCACCGCCGCCGTCACCGCCGCGGTGCTGGCCCAACTCGATCTGCCCTGCCACGTCGCCGAACTGCGCGACTGATCGCACATAAAGCCCCTCTTCCGCCAGCGGGAGAGGGGTGGGGGCGAGGGCCACACACCGACCAAGCTCCGACCGCATGCACGAACCGCCCACCGGACAACAAAGCGACCGCCACCGCTCTCTCCAGCGACAGCCGTACCCCCTTCCCGATGCCTCCCCCGCATCGGGATTTTTTTGTCCGCGGCCACCGCCGCGGGCCATCGCTCGATTCGGCGCACATCGAATGCGTACGGCCGCTTCGCCGCCGAAACCGACACCGATTCCTCACCCGCCATTGATGTGAACCCAAGCAACAATCGCCGGACCGCGCTATGCCATCATCCCGGCGCACCCTGCGCCGGCGCCGCGCGGCCCGGCGCGGGACCGCCCGCCCCAAGCCGCACGACCCACGCTGCATGACCGAAGCCGCATGACCGAAGCAGAAGTACCCACGGCCGACCTGCTCATCGTCGGCGGCGGCATCAACGGCGCGGCGATCGCGCGCGACGCGGCCGGACGCGGTTTGTCCGTGATCCTGTGCGAGCGCGACGACATCGCCTCGCACACCTCCAGCGCCAGCACCAAGCTCATCCACGGCGGCCTGCGCTATCTCGAACAGTTCGAGTTCGCCCTGGTCGGCAAGGCTTTGGCCGAGCGCAAGCGCTTGCTGCACATGGCCCCGCACATCATCTGGCCGCTGCGCTTCGTGCTGCCGCACCAGCCGCATCTGCGCCCGGCGTGGATGATCCGCATCGGCCTGTTCCTCTACGACCGCCTCGGCGGACGCCGCAGCCGCGAGCTGCCGGGCTCGCGCTCGGTCAACCTGCGCAAGCACATCGCCGGCCGCGCGCTGCGCGAGGAATTCAGCCGCGGCTTCGTCTATTCCGACGCCTGGGTGCAGGACGCGCGGCTGTCGGTGCTCAACGCGATGGACGCGTCCGAACGCGGCGCGGACGTGATGGTGCGCACCGCCTGCCTGTCGGCGAACCGCGGCGCGCAGCATTGGGACGCGCAGCTGCGCGGCGCCGACGGCGCGATCCGCCAGGTCCGCGCGCGCGCCCTGGTCAATGCGACGGGGCCGTGGGCGGCGAGCTTTCTCGACCAAGTCGCGCACGTCGAACACAAGCGCAGCCTGCGCCTGATCAAGGGCAGCCACATCGTCGTGCCGCGCCTGTTCGAGCACGACCACGCCTACATTTTCCAACAGCCCGACCGGCGCATCGTGTTCGCGATCCCCTACGAACACGACTACACCCTGGTCGGCACCACCGACGTCGATTACCGCGACGACCCGTCGGCGCCGCGCATCTCCGGCGAGGAAATCGACTACCTGTGCGCCGCCGCCTCGCGCTACTTCCAGCGCCCGGTGCTGGCCGAGGACGTGGTGTGGACCTACAGCGGCGTGCGTCCGTTGCTCGACGACGACAGCGACAAGGCTTCGGAAATCACCCGCGACTACGTGCTCGACCTCAACCGCGAGGGCGCACCGCTGTTGAGCGTGTTCGGCGGCAAGATCACCACCGCGCGCAAGCTCGCCGAGGAAGCCTGCGACACCTTGGCGCCGTTGCTCGGCAACCGCCGCGCGGCCTGGACCGGCGCCTCGAAACTGCCCGGCGGCGACCTGCCGAACGCCGATTTCGAGGCGTTTTTCGAGGATTTCAGCCTGCGCCGCCCGTGGCTGCCGGATGGGCTCGCCTATCGCCTGTGCCGCAATTACGGCAGCCGCGCGCTGCGCGTGGTCGAAAGCTGTTCGCGCCTGGAAGACCTGGGCCAGCGCTTCGGCGCGGACTTGTTCCAGACCGAAGTCGATTATCTGATCGACTTCGAATGGGCGCGCACGGCCGAGGACATCCTGTGGCGGCGGTCCAAGCTGGGCCTGCGTTTCGATGCGGCCGGGCGGGAAGCGTTGCAACGTTACGTAACGCAACGCACCGCCGCATGATCGCCGGAATCTCTCGATCGCGCCCTGTAGGAGCGACGCGAGTCGCGACCGCGACATCACGCTTGCGTCGTAAGCGCGCGGTCGCGGTCGCGGCTCGCGTCGCTCCTACAGTCGGACACCCACCCCGCTGACGTACCCCGCGACACCAGGAGATCCACCGCAATGGCCACACCGATGTCGCAATACCTCAGCGAGTTCATCGCCACCGCGATGCTGATCCTGCTCGGCAACGGCGTGGTCGCCGGCGCCCTGCTCAACAAATCGAAAGCGCAAGGCGCCGGCTGGGGCGTGATCACCGCGGCCTGGGGTTTGGCGGTGCTGATCGGCATCTATATCGCCGGCCCGACCAGCGGCGCGGTCATGAATCCCGCGCTGACGGTCGCGCTGGCGTCCATCGGCAAGCTGTCGTGGTCGGTCGTGCCCGGCTTCGTCCTCGCCCAGGTCGCCGGCGCGTTCCTCGGCGCGACCTTGGTGTGGCTGACGTACTTGGCGCACTGGCGGGTCAGCGACGATCCCGAACTCAAGCGCGCGATCTTCTGTACCTCGCCCGCGATCCGCGACACCAGGGCCAATGTGCTGACCGAAGTCATCGGCACCTTCGCTCTGACCTTCGGCGCGCTCGCCATCGGCGCCAACACCCTCGCCCCCGGCATGGGCCCGCTCGGCGTCGGCCTGCTCGTGGTGGTGATCGGCATGTCGCTCGGCGGCCCCACCGGCTACGCGATCAACCCCGCGCGCGACCTCGGCCCGCGCCTGGCCCACGCCCTGCTGCCGATCGCCGGCAAGGGCGGGTCGGATTGGGGCTATGCGTGGGTACCGGTGGTCGCACCGATCGTTGGCGCGCTGTTGGGCGCGTTCGCGTTCCAGGCGGTTTATGGCTAGGAGATAGCGGATAGGAGGTAGGAGATAGCCAAAGCGCGCACCTCCCCCTTCCTCGTCTCTACGCTCTTCCTATCTTCTATCTTCTATCTTCTACCCGCTAACTCCCAACCCGGCGGCCCACCATGACCCAGCGCTACATCCTCGCCATCGACCAAGGCACCACCAGCTCGCGCGCCATGCTGTTCGACCGCGACGGCAGCATCGTCGGGGTGGCGCAGCGCGAGTTCGAGCAGATCTTTCCGCGGCCGGGTTGGGTCGAGCACGATCCGCGCGAGATTCTCGCCAGCGTGCAGACCACCGCCATCGAGGTGATGACCAAGGCCCAGGTCAGCGCCGCGCAGATCGCCGGGATCGGCATCACCAATCAGCGCGAGACCACGGTGGTGTGGGATCGCCACACCGGGCAGGCGGTGCACAACGCCATCGTCTGGCAGTCGCGGCAGACCGCGCAGATCTGCGAGCAGCTCAAGGCCGAGGGCTATGAGGAACTGGTGCGCGAGCGCACCGGGCTGCTGATCGACGCGTACTTTTCCGGGACCAAGGTCAAGTGGATCCTCGACAACGTCGAGGGCGCGCGGGCCAAGGCCGAGCGCGGCGATCTGCTGTTCGGCACCATCGATACGTGGCTGATCTGGAACCTGTCGGAGAATCACGCCCACGTCACCGACTACAGCAACGCCTCGCGCACGCTGATGTACGACATCCATAAGCGCGAGTGGTGCCCGGAGTTGCTGGAGATGCTCGGCGTACCGGCCTCGATGCTACCGGAAGTGCGCTCCAGCAGCGAGGTCTACGCCCACACCGGCGCGCGGCATTTCTTCAGCAACTCGGTACCGATCTGCGGCGTCGCCGGCGATCAACAAGCGGCGCTATTCGGCCAAGCCTGCTTCGAGGCCGGCATGGCGAAAAACACCTACGGCACCGGTTGTTTCATGCTCATGAACACCGGCGAGAAGGCGGTGCGTTCGGACAACGGCTTGCTGACCACCATCGCGTGGGGCGTCGACGGCAAGGTCGAGTACGCGCTGGAAGGCAGCATCTTCGTCGCCGGCTCGGCGGTGCAATGGCTGCGCGACGGTTTGCGCATGCTCGGCAAGGCCAGCGATTCGCAGGCCTACGCCGAACGCGCGCGCTCCACCGACGGCGTTTATTTCGTCCCCGCCTTCGTCGGCCTGGGCGCGCCGTATTGGCGCAGCGACGTGCGCGGCGCGATGTTCGGCTTGACCCGCGGCACCAGCAAGGAACATTTCATCCGCGCCGTGCTCGAATCGCTGGCCTACCAGACCCGCGACGTGCTCAGCGCGATGCAGGCCGACGCCGGCATCGAACTGACCTCGCTGCGCGCCGACGGCGGCGCCATCGCCAACGATTTCACCGCGCAGTTCCAGGCCGACATCCTCAACGTCGCGCTGGAGCGGCCGCGCATCAACGAGACCACGGCGCTGGGCGCGGCCTATTTGGCGGGTTTGGCGGTGGGCTTCTGGGACAGCCGCGAGCAGATCGCGCAGCAGTGGCAGGTGGAGCGCAGCTTCGAGCCGAAGATGCTGGAGGCCGAGCGCGAGAAGTTGTATGCGGGGTGG
Encoded here:
- a CDS encoding MIP/aquaporin family protein, with protein sequence MATPMSQYLSEFIATAMLILLGNGVVAGALLNKSKAQGAGWGVITAAWGLAVLIGIYIAGPTSGAVMNPALTVALASIGKLSWSVVPGFVLAQVAGAFLGATLVWLTYLAHWRVSDDPELKRAIFCTSPAIRDTRANVLTEVIGTFALTFGALAIGANTLAPGMGPLGVGLLVVVIGMSLGGPTGYAINPARDLGPRLAHALLPIAGKGGSDWGYAWVPVVAPIVGALLGAFAFQAVYG
- a CDS encoding aminotransferase class IV, whose product is MHLTTELLERPEQTQAPAHAAATVRERAQAPSRSIDVPAAQPQIWFDGRFIGSDAPEAPLTTHAMHYGTAVFEGIRSYATADGGAAVFRLPEHMERMRKGADMFGIDFDVERASRAVLDTLRANGHRDAYIRPLTWMGTGSIGLDVDPLTQHLMVATIAKVVHLGGARTRLTVSPWKRNPATSLPPLKLSGAYVNSILAKREAKQRGFDEALFTDDKGYVVECTGANVFMVKNGEVTSVDHRDALPGITRDTMIALSGAASREVTLHELLDADEVFVCGTAAEACAISALDRREFGDNPVTRELSALYAKVVRGQDDRYTHWLTAV
- the leuB gene encoding 3-isopropylmalate dehydrogenase — translated: MRADIVVLEGDGIGPEVTAAAVEVLRAVAVRYNHQFDLQHHLIGGAAIDATGEPLPATTLQACQRSDAVLLGAVGGPKWSDPKAKVRPEQGLLALRKGLGLYANLRPVQPHAATLGASPIKPHLLAGVDLIVVRELTGGIYFGQKQRGAASASDLCEYSVAEIERVVRRACELARGRRSHVVSVDKANVLETSRLWREVATRVAREEFPDVTLEHQLVDSMAMHLIAKPRAFDVIVTENMFGDILTDEASMLAGSLGLLPSASLGEGKVGLYEPIHGSAPDIAGRGIANPCGTILSAALLLRHSLGLEAEAACVEKAVAAVLDAGVLTADLAPAGEAASTAAVTAAVLAQLDLPCHVAELRD
- the glpK gene encoding glycerol kinase GlpK, giving the protein MTQRYILAIDQGTTSSRAMLFDRDGSIVGVAQREFEQIFPRPGWVEHDPREILASVQTTAIEVMTKAQVSAAQIAGIGITNQRETTVVWDRHTGQAVHNAIVWQSRQTAQICEQLKAEGYEELVRERTGLLIDAYFSGTKVKWILDNVEGARAKAERGDLLFGTIDTWLIWNLSENHAHVTDYSNASRTLMYDIHKREWCPELLEMLGVPASMLPEVRSSSEVYAHTGARHFFSNSVPICGVAGDQQAALFGQACFEAGMAKNTYGTGCFMLMNTGEKAVRSDNGLLTTIAWGVDGKVEYALEGSIFVAGSAVQWLRDGLRMLGKASDSQAYAERARSTDGVYFVPAFVGLGAPYWRSDVRGAMFGLTRGTSKEHFIRAVLESLAYQTRDVLSAMQADAGIELTSLRADGGAIANDFTAQFQADILNVALERPRINETTALGAAYLAGLAVGFWDSREQIAQQWQVERSFEPKMLEAEREKLYAGWKRAIEATLAFSVEHA
- the leuD gene encoding 3-isopropylmalate dehydratase small subunit — protein: MSASVSPGVSEVVSRTVVLRERNIDTDQIIPARFLTTTERKGLGKFAFNDWRYLADGSPNPEFELNKPANAGAAILVAGRNFGCGSSREHAPWALTDLGLRAVISSEIADIFRSNSLKNGLLPIVVEQALLDELLERPGIELRIDVRERRLHLPDGRSAQFPLDAFAQTCLIEGVDQLGYLLRQLDAIQTFEQRRAAAQPSVQEQVHAR
- a CDS encoding ACT domain-containing protein produces the protein MRYQLDLTLRQAEGALARVLGAAERRGFRPLSVDGEAQPDGDRWHLRMTVEGDRADTALQSQLAKLYDCLAVEVSPCT
- the leuC gene encoding 3-isopropylmalate dehydratase large subunit → MTSAIQATTLFDKLWNAHLVAPESEAAPAVLYIDLHLIHEVTSPQAFAELDARGLAPRRADLTKGTLDHSTPTLPAGADGRLPYYTAEAEHQVETLRRNCARHGIELFDYDSDHRGIVHVIGPELGLTQPGQTIVCGDSHTATHGAFGALAFGIGTSEVGHVLATQCLLQRKPKTLAINVEGELAPGVGAKDLILHIIGEIGVNGGTGHVIEYRGSTIRTLSMDERMTVCNMSIEAGARAGLIAPDQTTFDYLAQTPRAPRGGDWERAVARWSQFKSDDGAAFDREVQIDATTIKPTLTWGTHPGQVAAIDARLPQARDADEAKALAYMGFDGGATMAGRPVDVVFVGSCTNSRLSDLRQAADVLRGRRVHPRVRMLVVPGSEQVKRAAEAEGIDAVVRAAGAEWREPGCSMCIAMNGDLVGAGQLAVSTSNRNFEGRQGKGARTLLASPLTAAACAVAGHVVDPREYLSDVKEVA
- the glpD gene encoding glycerol-3-phosphate dehydrogenase; translated protein: MTEAEVPTADLLIVGGGINGAAIARDAAGRGLSVILCERDDIASHTSSASTKLIHGGLRYLEQFEFALVGKALAERKRLLHMAPHIIWPLRFVLPHQPHLRPAWMIRIGLFLYDRLGGRRSRELPGSRSVNLRKHIAGRALREEFSRGFVYSDAWVQDARLSVLNAMDASERGADVMVRTACLSANRGAQHWDAQLRGADGAIRQVRARALVNATGPWAASFLDQVAHVEHKRSLRLIKGSHIVVPRLFEHDHAYIFQQPDRRIVFAIPYEHDYTLVGTTDVDYRDDPSAPRISGEEIDYLCAAASRYFQRPVLAEDVVWTYSGVRPLLDDDSDKASEITRDYVLDLNREGAPLLSVFGGKITTARKLAEEACDTLAPLLGNRRAAWTGASKLPGGDLPNADFEAFFEDFSLRRPWLPDGLAYRLCRNYGSRALRVVESCSRLEDLGQRFGADLFQTEVDYLIDFEWARTAEDILWRRSKLGLRFDAAGREALQRYVTQRTAA
- a CDS encoding threonine dehydratase gives rise to the protein MDGDVVRTPIDVGAADLLAAQARLRRYLAVTPLHHAERFGCWLKLENLQRTGSYKVRGALNALLAARERGDHRPVIAASAGNHAQGLAWAAYRLGVNAITVMPRCAPQTKIAGVAHWGATVRLHGETYDEAKAFAIELAEQHDYRLLSAFDDPDVIAGQGTVGLELAAFAPDVVLVPIGGGGLASGVALALKSQGVRIIGAQVEGVDSMARALRGDRSLIEPAATLADGVRVKDPGRLTQRLLSQLLDDVVIVREAELRETLVRLALEEHIIAEGAGALALAAGRRIAAKRKCAVVSGGNLDAGVLAQLLSDVRPRAPRRPRRRNRDTSLSRAGATIEVDIYKLANLPPPRAALAPAQPSPSPHRTVTEDVTP
- a CDS encoding 2-isopropylmalate synthase, which encodes MNDSPGPVVPPITGTTEAPQHVTIFDTSLRDGEQSPGCSMSASQKLRFAHALSELGVDVIEAGFPASSEADLEGVRAIVREVRGSSLATLARCHPGDIEACARALEGAAKPRIHVFISTSPLHRQHKLNLDKQQVLERAVAAVEQARRYVDDVEFSCEDALRTEPEYLVEICGAAIAAGARTLNIPDTVGYTTPSEIRSLFEYLRANVRDAHQAVFSAHCHNDLGLAVANSLAAIEGGARQVECTINGIGERAGNCALEELVMALRVRNAYYNASTRIDTRRLVPTSRLLSRITGMVVQRNKAVVGQNAFAHESGIHQHGMLKHRGTYEIMAPEDVGWAQSQMVMGRHSGRAALNDRLQALGFSVDEARLNSVFAAFKTLAEKKREVFDADLEALVLGADAKAARGYRLVRAHVSTGVADGSLPTASVQLVDPDGATISEAAVGDGPVHALFAALARATGIVLNIDSYHVSSVTTGDDAQGQASITARVDGVELTGSGTSTDIIEASALAWLELANRVVRTQRQPEPAAAPRKVAATA